The following proteins are encoded in a genomic region of Deltaproteobacteria bacterium:
- a CDS encoding DMT family transporter, whose protein sequence is MPISPKSRRNFDTVLTSRLPGWVRSGAFAMILSCLFFSLMGVGVKFSTRTLPLFEVVFFRSIISALILGILIKRRHQSLRGFNEKVLLQRGLASFLALLCNFYAISKIPLADASVLTNSSPLFAVILSVIFLKEKLNGRLLFLLFLSVIGIFFILKPTLDWWNIPSLVALAAAFFAAIAFVIIHQLHETESSLTIAFYFAVVASFGSLPLMLINFQMPVGMERWFLVFMGVCGTFGQVYLCEAYKNEQVSWITSLIYTTVLFAFLWGILFFGEIPDRYSLIGTLLTVASCIAIIRLRKT, encoded by the coding sequence TTGCCCATTTCACCGAAATCACGTCGTAATTTTGACACTGTCTTGACTTCAAGACTCCCTGGCTGGGTGCGGAGCGGCGCCTTTGCGATGATCCTCTCCTGCCTCTTTTTTTCGCTCATGGGGGTTGGGGTCAAGTTCAGCACCCGGACCCTCCCCCTGTTCGAAGTCGTCTTTTTCCGTTCCATCATCAGCGCTCTGATCTTAGGAATTCTCATCAAGAGGCGGCACCAGTCCCTCAGGGGTTTCAACGAGAAGGTCCTCCTCCAACGAGGGCTGGCCAGCTTCCTGGCCCTCCTCTGTAACTTTTATGCCATCTCCAAAATCCCTTTGGCCGATGCCTCGGTCCTGACAAACAGCTCCCCCCTTTTTGCCGTTATCCTCTCGGTGATCTTTCTCAAAGAAAAACTGAACGGCCGCCTTCTTTTTCTCCTCTTTCTTTCCGTCATCGGAATCTTTTTTATCCTGAAACCAACTCTTGATTGGTGGAACATTCCCAGTCTGGTCGCCCTGGCCGCCGCCTTTTTTGCCGCCATCGCTTTTGTCATCATCCACCAACTCCACGAAACGGAGTCTTCTCTCACCATCGCCTTCTACTTTGCGGTCGTCGCCTCCTTCGGTTCGCTCCCCCTGATGTTGATCAATTTCCAGATGCCGGTCGGGATGGAGCGCTGGTTTTTGGTCTTCATGGGGGTCTGCGGCACTTTTGGACAGGTTTACCTCTGTGAAGCCTATAAAAACGAACAGGTCTCCTGGATCACTTCTCTGATCTATACGACCGTCCTCTTCGCCTTTCTCTGGGGGATTCTCTTTTTTGGCGAGATCCCCGACCGCTATTCCCTCATCGGGACCCTCCTGACCGTCGCCTCCTGCATCGCGATTATCCGATTGCGAAAAACCTGA
- the ppcA gene encoding phosphoenolpyruvate carboxylase: MRKIPATMATQHPDNAQAPYWGTSPFISTGEEVEEAYRCFADLGIDEYMWDWEGKFVDEAVVDRLLNHYLPYFRKNQLGRDKFLTFRIPNIWKEKAHHRLARSYMGILTAAHTARDYKVHCPPIFEVILPMTTSPDQLIAIHERYHHAFQYERMVFGAPATKKPFLEVIPLIEGSVTLLQSGEILATYLKKIQKLYRQKISTIRPFIARSDPALDSGYIPALLGAKGALSEYYRFEEKSGVRVFPIIGVGSLPFRGGLNPDNLESFMELYAGVRTVTIQSAFRYDYPLDKVKRAIRTLKEKLPRRRAVIVDPKILQRMVQIAQLFAAEYQPVIENLAGTINQLSPFIPQHRERILHTGHFGYSRKIGRSKKSLPRAITFTATLASLGIPPSLIGTGRGLKKALKERHGPLLDRLFPSLPQELQEVGGYLNRENLEFLSRKDPAWQFIKKDVSFLESYLGTRMEPKTTDQYTHRNMTSNIYHLWRAERDPRLLAEEILRAARVRRSLG; encoded by the coding sequence ATGCGCAAGATCCCCGCGACGATGGCAACCCAGCATCCGGATAACGCCCAGGCCCCCTATTGGGGAACCTCCCCTTTTATTTCAACGGGAGAAGAGGTGGAAGAGGCGTACCGCTGTTTTGCCGACTTGGGCATCGACGAATATATGTGGGACTGGGAGGGAAAGTTTGTCGATGAAGCGGTCGTGGACCGTCTTTTGAATCACTACCTCCCCTATTTCCGAAAAAACCAGTTGGGAAGAGACAAGTTCCTGACCTTTCGGATCCCGAACATCTGGAAGGAAAAGGCCCATCACCGCCTGGCCCGTTCCTACATGGGGATCCTGACCGCCGCCCATACCGCCCGTGACTATAAAGTCCACTGCCCCCCCATTTTCGAGGTCATCCTGCCGATGACCACCTCACCGGACCAGTTGATCGCGATCCATGAACGGTACCACCATGCCTTTCAGTACGAACGGATGGTCTTTGGAGCCCCCGCAACGAAAAAACCGTTTCTTGAAGTGATCCCGCTCATCGAAGGGAGCGTGACCCTCCTTCAATCGGGCGAAATTTTGGCGACTTACCTCAAAAAAATTCAAAAACTGTACCGACAAAAAATTTCCACCATCCGTCCCTTTATCGCCCGCTCGGACCCGGCGCTCGACTCCGGCTATATCCCGGCCCTCCTCGGCGCGAAGGGGGCGTTGTCGGAATATTACCGGTTCGAGGAAAAGAGCGGGGTTCGTGTCTTCCCGATTATCGGCGTCGGTTCCCTCCCGTTCCGCGGCGGGTTGAACCCGGATAACCTGGAGAGTTTCATGGAGCTGTATGCCGGTGTCCGCACCGTCACCATTCAATCCGCCTTCCGGTACGATTACCCGTTGGACAAGGTAAAAAGGGCGATCCGGACCCTCAAGGAAAAACTGCCGCGGCGAAGGGCGGTGATTGTCGACCCCAAAATTTTGCAAAGAATGGTTCAGATCGCCCAACTTTTTGCCGCTGAATACCAGCCGGTGATCGAAAATCTGGCTGGAACCATCAATCAACTCTCCCCATTCATCCCCCAACATCGGGAGAGGATTCTCCATACCGGCCATTTTGGTTACTCCCGCAAAATCGGCCGGTCAAAAAAGTCTCTCCCGCGGGCGATTACCTTTACCGCCACTCTCGCCTCCCTCGGTATCCCCCCTTCTCTTATCGGGACCGGACGAGGGTTGAAGAAGGCCCTTAAGGAACGGCATGGCCCGCTCTTGGACAGGCTTTTTCCATCGCTTCCTCAAGAATTGCAAGAAGTCGGTGGTTACCTGAACCGGGAAAATCTTGAATTTTTGAGCCGTAAAGACCCGGCCTGGCAATTCATAAAAAAAGATGTCTCTTTCCTGGAGTCTTACTTGGGGACCCGGATGGAACCAAAGACAACCGATCAGTATACCCACAGAAACATGACTTCGAATATTTATCACCTCTGGCGGGCCGAAAGAGACCCACGGTTGTTAGCCGAAGAGATCCTCCGCGCCGCCCGGGTCCGAAGGAGCCTCGGATGA
- the mutT gene encoding 8-oxo-dGTP diphosphatase MutT: MTKEIEAVAAVIEQDGKFLITKRLKESHLGHCWEFPGGKRENGETVEECAVRECQEEIGVVIEPVRYLKAVRYEYPDVKVFLHFVLCRLVSGDPQPIECADPTWIRPEEFAKYEFPAADRQVIEELIIRMGGEGRAPGRAERVSTAGRNPRQDPSEGTGG, translated from the coding sequence ATGACAAAAGAGATTGAAGCGGTCGCCGCGGTGATAGAACAGGACGGCAAATTTCTGATCACAAAACGGCTTAAGGAGTCTCACCTGGGGCATTGTTGGGAATTTCCGGGCGGCAAAAGAGAAAATGGAGAAACGGTCGAAGAGTGTGCCGTTCGTGAGTGCCAGGAAGAGATCGGCGTTGTTATTGAACCGGTCCGCTATCTCAAGGCGGTCCGGTATGAATACCCGGATGTCAAAGTCTTTCTCCACTTTGTCCTCTGTCGCCTCGTCTCCGGAGACCCCCAGCCGATTGAATGTGCCGACCCGACCTGGATCCGACCCGAAGAGTTTGCCAAATATGAATTCCCGGCGGCGGACCGGCAGGTTATCGAGGAATTGATTATAAGGATGGGTGGCGAGGGTCGGGCGCCCGGCCGAGCGGAACGGGTGAGCACGGCTGGGCGGAACCCGAGACAGGACCCATCCGAGGGGACTGGAGGTTAG
- a CDS encoding acyl-CoA thioesterase codes for MKKKFPVKAEVTVYFSDCDPMNHCNNARFFTFFEYARMQYYKKLKALDLRKMNASSPFAFIVAEVSCTFRSPASIDETLVIKTCISEIKTKSFVMEYEVLEKKSRRPVALGRSVQVMYNYKKKRSFPIPPHLRRKIEKLEGWFTQGIH; via the coding sequence ATGAAGAAAAAATTTCCCGTCAAAGCCGAGGTCACCGTTTATTTCTCCGACTGCGACCCGATGAACCACTGCAACAACGCCCGGTTTTTCACCTTTTTCGAGTATGCCCGGATGCAGTACTATAAAAAACTGAAGGCACTCGATCTCCGAAAGATGAACGCCTCCAGCCCCTTTGCCTTTATCGTCGCCGAGGTCTCCTGCACCTTCCGGTCTCCGGCCTCCATTGATGAAACGCTCGTTATCAAGACTTGCATCAGCGAGATAAAGACCAAAAGTTTTGTTATGGAATACGAGGTTCTGGAAAAAAAGAGCCGCCGTCCGGTAGCCCTTGGCCGATCGGTTCAAGTGATGTATAATTACAAAAAAAAGCGAAGCTTTCCAATCCCTCCCCATCTCCGGCGGAAGATCGAAAAACTGGAAGGGTGGTTCACCCAAGGAATCCATTGA
- a CDS encoding transglutaminase family protein codes for MKRFSDIAHLPEEEIELAEAALLVAKEQYPDLDVSSYLTKLDEMGERARLRVGQVVGGRQIIEGLNNYLFKEEGFHGNVEDYYSPTNSFLNDVLDHRTGIPITLSVIYIETGRRAGIPLQGVAFPGHFLVKYSNEGEEIVLDPFHQGRILSEKDCSEQLRRMFGEKLRFDKKLFRAATKKEVLTRMLTNLKAIYTTRKDFEKALRMISHIVSLNPKASQEIKERGILYTQIGCYQQAIEDFKNYLVCEPGAVDREIIEQYMRELSAKVPSVH; via the coding sequence TTGAAACGTTTCTCGGATATTGCCCATTTGCCTGAAGAAGAGATCGAACTGGCCGAGGCGGCCCTGCTCGTCGCCAAGGAACAGTACCCGGATCTCGATGTCTCTTCTTACCTGACGAAGCTCGATGAAATGGGGGAAAGGGCTCGCCTACGGGTAGGTCAGGTGGTTGGCGGCCGGCAGATCATTGAAGGACTCAACAACTACCTTTTCAAGGAAGAGGGATTTCATGGCAACGTAGAGGATTACTACAGCCCCACCAACAGCTTTTTGAACGATGTCCTCGATCACCGGACGGGAATTCCGATAACCCTCTCAGTCATCTATATCGAAACAGGGCGGCGGGCCGGAATCCCGCTCCAGGGCGTCGCCTTTCCGGGACACTTCCTGGTAAAATATTCAAACGAGGGGGAGGAGATTGTCCTCGACCCCTTCCATCAGGGCAGAATCTTGTCTGAGAAGGATTGTTCGGAACAGCTCCGCCGGATGTTTGGTGAAAAACTGCGTTTTGACAAAAAACTTTTCCGGGCGGCCACGAAGAAGGAGGTTCTGACCCGAATGCTGACTAACCTCAAGGCTATTTATACGACCAGGAAAGATTTTGAAAAGGCGCTCCGGATGATCAGTCATATTGTCAGTCTTAATCCCAAGGCAAGCCAGGAAATTAAAGAGCGGGGTATTCTCTATACACAGATCGGCTGTTACCAACAGGCGATTGAGGATTTCAAGAATTACCTTGTCTGCGAACCGGGGGCCGTTGACCGGGAGATTATTGAACAATATATGAGAGAACTCTCCGCCAAGGTTCCTTCGGTCCATTAA
- a CDS encoding tetratricopeptide repeat protein, whose protein sequence is MDIIPHEPIGRYPVLKKLGGGSFSEVYLVQGESGPCALKLLKSPLDPQREKEMLADFKNEFTVLKNLNHPHITRILDFGYDEKLKRYYFTSEFIEGKDLFAATEGRLFEQILEWIIQALRALAYLHSYGIHHFDLKAANLLVGSDQSLKMIDFGLASMRPPDKRIGTPSYMAPEIINRERPDGRADLYSLGVLFYYCLTRQNPFRASGVEETLQRQQMLTPPLPSKINKHLPRFLDPILMRLLEKNPANRFPHATEVIREINHLSPKKFPLETAETLLSYIPEEGRFIGRESELQTLKEIFEEIYKKQPSRSQIILISAERGCGKSRLLKEMKYHAQLQQVTVQAASCREKEQIPDWLAQLSLVSEKNTAPRLFILDDAELLQNQEEWLTSLKASLSRLSYHAGEAVSGTLVLVGVEAGNPFLHDSLEGFVEKVIPLQPFTKEEFSDYIVSLTGLDNPPPLLRSGLYKRTGGTPLFVTEVLKSLIRQGALFDAGGRWKETMFEDVGVDFSKIDLPENLEELLFARYRTEPPESQILLQVISVFRRPVSLLEIAGVAETEDVVLPLSRLVQGGTLSKREIVYEWTNLLMGEVIYKQLSQEESGAWHEKIAGFLESQGGEVSPEETAFHKAHVRDPEKAILETIRLGNFYLERGRGHQATQAFGWGLQRLTPKDPRRPEFLMKLGEAYLIHQEYPKALQTLEEAEAIFTRENSTSNRRLDNLLRIGGTYFKTGYNKKAKEFFSKTRKLLQEFKEDHVHRLICANFEGAILFQEGKLKEAESVFLESRKSWHQQLSTAEKARVTNNDLGLVTLTEGKTNEALRIFREDLDYYTSIQDELLMARNHYNIAEACFVLQEYGETIDHYKKVIPLTQKTENWELLFRTYNGLGNVYNMIHDEDNSAQHYQRGLELSEKMGDLRSASSISINLAIIENKRKDFQKALGSLKPALFFFKKLRLKSAFDWNSLARGLLEQADIERQTGNFDKARASLDEALVMVRHAEGMKGQVFWILQAKVELLLEQGKKKEAKALLAEVQESIQEERQQQKFEELLQKIGGHSSKRIIPVKINGKIAGTLTLNPDFSIKAGQVLELSIPLSPSLPLKGKIEDKTAYDPTKCWDDYKTLILAKAYQASHFRPQPTAKILGIGIATLYRVIRQKGLMDENHPFYRETFHYQSGKKLREYLPEIFKAALAHARQRPYRAIALLKVSPGFFYKIMKIRSSPAGPRGRGGGRSR, encoded by the coding sequence ATGGATATTATTCCCCATGAACCGATCGGTCGCTATCCTGTCCTTAAAAAGTTAGGGGGAGGGAGTTTTAGCGAGGTCTATCTCGTTCAGGGGGAGAGTGGTCCCTGTGCCTTGAAACTCCTCAAAAGTCCGCTTGACCCCCAAAGGGAAAAGGAGATGTTGGCCGATTTCAAAAACGAGTTCACCGTCCTCAAGAATCTCAACCACCCCCATATCACCCGAATCCTTGACTTTGGGTATGATGAAAAACTGAAGCGGTATTATTTCACCAGTGAATTTATCGAAGGAAAGGACCTCTTTGCTGCTACAGAAGGGAGGCTGTTCGAACAGATCCTGGAATGGATCATCCAGGCCCTGAGGGCGCTGGCCTATCTTCACAGTTATGGCATCCATCATTTTGACCTGAAGGCGGCCAATCTCCTCGTCGGATCAGACCAAAGTTTGAAGATGATCGACTTCGGTCTCGCCTCGATGAGGCCTCCCGATAAGAGAATCGGGACTCCCAGCTACATGGCCCCCGAGATTATCAACAGGGAACGGCCTGACGGAAGAGCCGATCTCTACTCCCTGGGTGTCCTTTTCTACTACTGCCTCACCCGTCAAAACCCTTTTCGTGCCAGCGGGGTTGAAGAAACCCTTCAACGCCAACAGATGTTGACCCCTCCTCTTCCCTCAAAGATCAACAAACACCTTCCCCGATTTTTAGATCCAATCCTCATGCGCCTCCTGGAAAAGAACCCGGCCAACCGTTTCCCGCATGCCACCGAGGTCATCCGGGAGATCAACCATCTCTCCCCAAAAAAATTCCCCCTGGAAACGGCTGAAACCCTCCTTTCCTATATCCCTGAAGAAGGGCGCTTCATCGGTCGTGAAAGTGAACTCCAGACTCTCAAAGAAATCTTCGAGGAAATTTATAAAAAACAGCCGTCTCGTTCTCAAATAATCCTGATCTCGGCTGAGAGGGGCTGCGGCAAGAGCCGTCTCCTCAAAGAGATGAAATACCATGCACAACTTCAGCAGGTGACCGTTCAGGCCGCTTCCTGCCGTGAAAAAGAACAGATCCCCGACTGGCTGGCACAACTGTCACTGGTTTCTGAAAAAAACACTGCGCCACGGCTCTTTATTCTGGATGACGCCGAGCTTTTGCAAAATCAGGAGGAGTGGCTCACTTCTTTGAAAGCAAGTCTCTCCCGGCTTTCTTACCATGCCGGAGAAGCGGTTTCAGGAACCCTTGTCCTGGTGGGTGTTGAGGCCGGAAACCCCTTCCTGCACGATTCGTTGGAGGGATTTGTTGAAAAAGTGATCCCCTTGCAACCGTTCACCAAAGAGGAGTTCAGCGACTACATTGTTTCCCTCACCGGCCTGGATAACCCACCTCCCCTGTTACGGAGCGGTCTTTATAAAAGAACGGGTGGCACACCTCTCTTCGTGACTGAAGTTCTCAAATCGCTGATCCGCCAAGGGGCGCTTTTTGATGCCGGTGGGCGGTGGAAGGAGACAATGTTCGAGGATGTCGGTGTTGACTTTTCCAAAATCGATCTTCCCGAAAATCTCGAAGAGCTCTTGTTCGCCCGTTACCGTACCGAACCCCCTGAAAGCCAAATACTTCTTCAGGTGATCTCCGTTTTTAGGCGTCCGGTGTCACTCCTTGAAATCGCCGGCGTGGCAGAAACCGAGGATGTCGTTCTTCCCCTCTCCAGGCTGGTTCAGGGAGGGACCCTCTCAAAGCGGGAGATTGTTTATGAATGGACCAACCTCCTGATGGGGGAGGTGATTTACAAACAGCTTTCCCAAGAGGAGTCGGGTGCCTGGCATGAAAAAATTGCTGGTTTTCTCGAATCGCAAGGAGGTGAGGTCTCCCCGGAGGAAACGGCCTTTCACAAGGCCCATGTCCGGGATCCTGAAAAGGCGATCCTGGAAACGATCCGGCTGGGGAATTTTTATCTGGAAAGGGGACGCGGTCACCAGGCCACTCAGGCTTTCGGTTGGGGACTGCAACGACTGACGCCAAAAGACCCAAGACGGCCTGAATTTCTGATGAAGTTGGGAGAAGCCTATCTGATCCATCAAGAGTACCCGAAGGCCCTTCAGACACTCGAAGAGGCCGAGGCCATTTTTACCCGGGAGAATTCAACCAGCAACCGGCGTCTTGACAACCTCCTGAGGATCGGCGGGACCTATTTCAAGACCGGTTACAACAAAAAGGCCAAGGAATTTTTCTCCAAGACGAGAAAATTACTCCAAGAATTCAAGGAAGACCACGTCCACCGGTTGATCTGTGCCAACTTTGAAGGGGCCATTCTCTTCCAGGAGGGAAAACTGAAGGAGGCGGAATCCGTTTTTCTGGAGTCGAGAAAGAGCTGGCATCAGCAATTGTCCACCGCGGAAAAGGCCAGGGTCACGAACAACGATCTTGGGCTGGTCACCCTCACCGAAGGGAAAACCAATGAGGCCTTGCGGATCTTTCGCGAAGACCTGGACTATTACACCTCCATCCAGGATGAATTGCTCATGGCCCGAAATCATTATAATATCGCCGAGGCCTGCTTTGTGCTTCAAGAATACGGGGAAACGATCGACCACTACAAAAAGGTGATCCCCCTTACCCAAAAGACAGAGAACTGGGAACTCCTGTTCAGGACCTACAATGGTCTGGGAAATGTCTACAACATGATCCACGACGAGGATAACAGCGCCCAGCATTACCAGCGGGGTCTGGAACTGTCTGAAAAAATGGGGGATCTGAGGAGCGCCTCTTCCATCTCTATCAACCTCGCGATCATTGAAAACAAGCGAAAAGATTTTCAAAAGGCATTGGGTTCCTTGAAACCGGCCCTCTTTTTCTTCAAGAAATTGCGGCTGAAATCAGCCTTTGACTGGAATTCGCTGGCGCGGGGACTCCTCGAACAGGCCGATATTGAGCGTCAAACCGGCAACTTTGACAAGGCCCGGGCCTCTCTCGACGAAGCACTTGTCATGGTCCGCCATGCTGAAGGGATGAAAGGCCAGGTCTTCTGGATCTTGCAGGCCAAGGTAGAACTTCTTTTGGAACAGGGAAAGAAAAAAGAGGCTAAAGCACTACTCGCCGAGGTCCAAGAATCAATCCAAGAAGAACGACAACAACAAAAATTTGAAGAACTCCTTCAAAAAATTGGGGGTCATTCCTCAAAAAGGATTATTCCGGTAAAAATAAACGGCAAGATTGCCGGCACACTGACACTCAATCCGGATTTCTCTATAAAAGCGGGACAGGTCTTGGAACTTTCTATCCCCCTCTCTCCTTCTCTCCCGCTGAAAGGAAAAATCGAAGATAAAACCGCCTACGATCCCACGAAGTGTTGGGATGATTACAAAACTCTGATCCTCGCCAAGGCCTATCAGGCTAGTCATTTCAGGCCACAACCAACCGCTAAAATTCTGGGGATCGGTATCGCAACACTCTATAGAGTGATCCGGCAGAAGGGTTTGATGGATGAAAACCATCCTTTCTATCGTGAAACCTTTCATTATCAATCAGGAAAAAAACTGAGGGAGTACCTGCCCGAAATTTTTAAGGCGGCCTTGGCCCATGCCCGACAAAGGCCTTACAGGGCAATCGCCCTCCTGAAGGTGAGTCCCGGATTTTTTTACAAAATAATGAAAATCAGGTCTTCTCCCGCCGGGCCCAGAGGAAGAGGAGGAGGCCGATCACGATGA
- a CDS encoding NAD-dependent epimerase/dehydratase family protein, which produces MNPPLSLVTGAAGFMGTHMVEILKEAGHQVRATDLPFRSEQDDPKTGRYPSLFKKWGVEFVPADITNKESLRAAVHGVDFIFHIAAVFSYSAPWELLYQVNVQGTKNLCELIVEEAPGLKRLVLWSAAGLYGLPPRDQLPISENFPLQGMNPYLQSKKEQEEFVRQFCAAKGISVSMIRPAAPIGPRAVYGGAQLVTQFGKSKKVMIPGNFTSLVPIASVRDICGIAFFVSQKEEAKGEVYNTDNFALPTIEMARMIAEAAGHRLVKIPPVPVSLVRGIVSALATLNDWWIKGFSKKARRLFEKDSAKYIGHDVSYSCDKIKALGYRYQYQDPKRLVQDTVRWYKENNLI; this is translated from the coding sequence ATGAACCCACCCCTCTCGCTGGTTACCGGTGCCGCCGGTTTTATGGGGACCCACATGGTCGAGATTTTGAAGGAAGCGGGACATCAGGTCCGGGCGACCGATCTTCCGTTTCGCTCCGAACAGGATGACCCGAAAACCGGGCGCTATCCGAGTCTCTTTAAAAAGTGGGGGGTCGAATTTGTCCCTGCCGATATCACCAACAAGGAGTCCTTGCGGGCAGCGGTTCATGGGGTTGATTTTATCTTTCATATCGCCGCAGTCTTCAGTTATTCGGCACCGTGGGAACTCCTCTATCAGGTGAATGTTCAAGGGACAAAAAATCTCTGTGAACTGATTGTTGAAGAGGCCCCGGGCCTGAAAAGATTGGTGCTTTGGAGCGCCGCCGGCCTTTATGGCCTGCCGCCCCGGGATCAGTTGCCGATCAGTGAAAATTTTCCTCTTCAGGGGATGAACCCTTATCTCCAGTCCAAGAAGGAGCAAGAGGAGTTCGTCCGTCAATTTTGTGCGGCAAAGGGAATCTCTGTCTCCATGATCCGACCGGCGGCACCGATCGGCCCACGGGCGGTTTATGGCGGGGCCCAGCTGGTAACCCAGTTTGGCAAATCAAAGAAGGTCATGATCCCCGGAAATTTCACGAGCCTTGTTCCGATCGCCTCGGTTCGCGACATCTGCGGGATCGCTTTTTTTGTCTCCCAGAAGGAAGAAGCGAAAGGGGAGGTCTACAACACCGACAATTTTGCCCTCCCGACCATCGAGATGGCCCGGATGATTGCCGAGGCGGCGGGACATCGGTTGGTTAAAATCCCACCTGTCCCGGTCAGCCTTGTGCGGGGGATCGTTTCTGCTTTGGCTACTTTGAATGACTGGTGGATCAAAGGTTTTTCAAAAAAAGCCAGGAGGCTCTTCGAAAAAGATTCTGCCAAATATATCGGGCATGACGTCAGTTACAGTTGCGACAAGATCAAGGCCCTTGGCTACCGGTATCAGTATCAGGATCCTAAAAGGCTTGTCCAGGATACAGTAAGGTGGTACAAGGAGAATAACCTCATCTAA
- a CDS encoding alpha/beta fold hydrolase, whose product MSVRDLQPEIYHVKTSDDWNLALYRYRGRSSKKFPILAIHGIGTNRYSLDFVEPRLSIAKQLHAVGYDVWVMELRGTGGSAKQGPLAYFANWNFDDYVFKDLPAVVSFIQKATGQKRLHWLGNSLGGTVAYAAIETLGNDVCQSLIIVGSSMSAEAKPGFVKLLLAFDCVLKHLVVTLPNKLFARAAAPFLKYIVPFEDNFYFCLDNIEKTTLALACQYCVENSPPALVLQLHDWYKHNHFRSVDHRFSYRDHLKKITAPTLILAGSTDGLTPVHDCRYAYDKIRSRDKKFVTFGRDYGCKAEYSHADLLLGRYAPQEVYPVIRQWLAKH is encoded by the coding sequence ATGTCTGTTCGGGATCTCCAGCCGGAAATCTATCACGTCAAGACATCCGATGATTGGAATCTGGCGTTGTATCGGTATCGCGGAAGGTCATCGAAAAAGTTCCCCATTTTGGCCATTCATGGCATCGGGACGAACCGGTACTCGCTCGATTTCGTGGAACCGCGTCTTTCCATTGCCAAGCAGCTACACGCGGTCGGCTATGATGTTTGGGTGATGGAACTCCGTGGCACCGGTGGGAGTGCCAAGCAGGGACCCCTGGCCTATTTTGCCAACTGGAACTTTGATGATTATGTTTTCAAAGACCTCCCCGCGGTTGTTTCTTTCATCCAGAAGGCGACTGGACAAAAGAGACTTCACTGGTTGGGGAACAGTCTGGGAGGAACCGTTGCCTATGCGGCGATAGAAACCTTGGGCAACGACGTTTGCCAAAGTTTGATCATTGTCGGTTCTTCCATGAGTGCCGAGGCTAAGCCTGGTTTTGTCAAACTGCTCCTTGCCTTTGATTGTGTTCTGAAACACCTGGTTGTGACGCTACCCAACAAGTTGTTTGCCAGGGCCGCCGCCCCCTTTTTGAAATATATCGTCCCTTTTGAAGATAATTTTTATTTCTGCCTGGATAATATTGAAAAAACGACGCTGGCCCTGGCCTGCCAGTATTGTGTGGAGAACTCCCCTCCGGCGCTGGTTCTGCAACTCCACGATTGGTACAAGCACAACCATTTCAGGAGTGTTGACCACCGGTTCAGTTATCGTGATCACCTGAAAAAAATAACCGCGCCAACGCTGATCCTTGCCGGCTCTACGGATGGCCTGACGCCAGTCCATGACTGCCGCTATGCCTATGACAAGATCCGCTCCAGGGACAAAAAATTTGTCACCTTTGGCAGGGATTACGGGTGCAAGGCGGAGTACTCTCATGCCGACCTTCTGCTGGGGCGGTATGCCCCGCAGGAAGTCTATCCCGTCATCCGTCAGTGGTTAGCTAAACATTAG